From Oscillospiraceae bacterium:
ACCGGAAACTTCACTTTACCGGTCGATCCGTACGATGATCCCGCTCGTGAAGCGGAATTTGCAAAGGGCATCGCACCGCGCCGCGAGGGCGTCACGCCGATGATTTTAAACCTCGATCTGATCGACGAGACTACCAACATCCCCGAACGGCTTGAAAACGGCTGCCGCGAACTCGGCGTATTCGGGCCCGGTTTGACATGGCTGATGGCCGACCGCGGAGTGTTCCGCGATGGGCATAAAGTTTGGTACGGCTCCTGGACGGATTTGGAGTGGTTTAAGTATTACTCACGCAGCGGACAACGTGAGAAGATGAAAGCAATTTTAGACGCGCAGCTCAAATACATCATGACCCCGGAATATTACCTGATGGAGCGTTATGACGAGACCAACCCGTTCTATACGCCCTGGCTTCCGAATGCCAGCGCAAACGGCAGAACGATGCTGATGATGCTCGATTACTACGGTACGAAAAAAGCATAGAGAGCAAAAAAGGCGGCGCCTTTCGCGCCACCTTCATTTTCAGTCAAGCTTTTAATAGATCTGCAAGCCGGTTTTGTTGATCAAAGCGTTTGCCTGGTCGAGCAAAGGCTGAGCACCGCATTCACGCATAGCGGCGCGATATGTTTCCAAAACCTCTTTTACCGATCGGCTGCTGTCTGTAATGGCATCCGCAAAACAGGTGTTTGTCGCCGCATTGATATTTTGCATCAGATCTCTCGAGTAATAACGGCAAAGCCGTATCGCATATTGATTGATGACAGGCACCGCAACTGCGGTTTTGTTTTGAATCGCATCCGTACGTAATTTATTAAGAGCAACTCCGACGTTATATTGGAAGGTTGAATTACCCAACTGCGGGTCATAGCCGCTGTATTCGTCGCCCATGTTCAGTCCCTCGATCCTGCCGAGAAGATTCGGCAGTTTGGGATAAGTTCCGTCTTCGGTGAGGTTTATGGAGATCGTTCCGTCGGAATTGATCGTATAATTTTTATCGGAACCGTACCGCGTCTCGTAGTAGTTATATTTCGACCCAAAGAACAAATCCAACAGGAAATTGACGCATTTTTGCGGTTCGGGAGTATTGGCGGCAAGCACATAACCCGCAAAGGAGACGTCCAGAACCTGCGGGCAGACAGCTCCGTTCCGTGATAAACCCGTCACACAGTCATACTTATTCAAAGCGCCGTAATATGCTAAGCTTGTCGTATAACTTCCTAAATAAGCGGTGCTGTATCCATCCTGTTTATAAAGAGCGGTTCTGTATGCATTGACGTTATCACCGGTGAATTCCATATCCAAAACGCCTTTGGTGTAAAGATCGCGCAGATAACTGAGCGCTTCTTCCGCATCCGGTTTCAAAAAGCCGTCTGTGATGCAGTCCTCGACAGGGTCATAACTGATCAATCCGTAGCCGGAGGTGTAAATCCCGTAAGCGCGCAGAATGTCCGCCGCGCAATAGTAAGGATAACTGCACATCGGATCGGTAATCGTATTTTTCGAGACACCGTTTTTTTGAAGCGCTGCGGCTTTTTGTGTGAATATCGAAAAATCTTCCACTGTTTCCGGCGCTTCCATTCCGACTGACGAGAGGATGTCGGGGTCATAAGCGCGGACTTGGGGGCTTACGGTCATATAGGCGCAGGGAATCG
This genomic window contains:
- a CDS encoding extracellular solute-binding protein, which encodes MRSLFSKVLGIVLSAFIAVSAVFTSGCAKALTSGPAIPKSTMGDYPKSVDIAYPGFFYPSNYNRNDVYDAENGDKWIDNISIRYDVDLNVTTNANDANGIIRSLLSGSRTADVVTGFVYMSNANLVEMYADPRTIQPLEGYLENNPVWKSLPQAVRDAFTVDGHVWAIPCAYMTVSPQVRAYDPDILSSVGMEAPETVEDFSIFTQKAAALQKNGVSKNTITDPMCSYPYYCAADILRAYGIYTSGYGLISYDPVEDCITDGFLKPDAEEALSYLRDLYTKGVLDMEFTGDNVNAYRTALYKQDGYSTAYLGSYTTSLAYYGALNKYDCVTGLSRNGAVCPQVLDVSFAGYVLAANTPEPQKCVNFLLDLFFGSKYNYYETRYGSDKNYTINSDGTISINLTEDGTYPKLPNLLGRIEGLNMGDEYSGYDPQLGNSTFQYNVGVALNKLRTDAIQNKTAVAVPVINQYAIRLCRYYSRDLMQNINAATNTCFADAITDSSRSVKEVLETYRAAMRECGAQPLLDQANALINKTGLQIY